One Cucumis melo cultivar AY chromosome 8, USDA_Cmelo_AY_1.0, whole genome shotgun sequence genomic window, TAACCAGCCttaatatataaagaaaagttGCATAAAGTGACAAATAGTGACAGAAAGCAAGGTTTCTAATTGAAGAAGCCTAACCCGACTAAATATCAATAAATTCAAAAGTATTTCATTATAATgcatagaaataaataaattaccaaagaataataaataattaaatcattcAAACCAAAGGAGGAAGTGTAAGTTTTTAAGACACTGAAGCGAACCAGAAACCAAAACCCAGAAATACTAAAAGTTAAGTAATGATCAGAGTTAGTGAACAAGTAAAAGCTACATAGTGGCAAAGATAAATTGAAAGGCTACAATAAATCATTCACAAGAACAGTTCCTGATAGAATTTCAATACAGTTTAAGCATTCATTTTGACATCTTCGCATAGGCTTGCAATTGGGACTACTTAACtcttctaaaagaaaaaaaaagatgatggcAGTTGAGCTACTGGACAAGTAGAACTCTTAAATGGACAGTGCATGCACCATAccaatataaattaaaatgaacaGATTATTCTTTAATAAGAAACAGAGggatgggaaaaaaaaaaaggaaggaaaatggCTTGTACAGTTACAACAAGAGGATTGATTTGACAATCCAAGGCAGCATGCATCATAAAAATCTGCTACCTCCACGCCAGATAATGAATTGCAAGCATGAAGGCGTACATGCCATGTAATAAGGATTCGCTTCAGTCATTCTTGCTCTTACCCTTTCCCTCAGTACCTTTACAGCCCTCATATGCCGAGACGAAGAAAGTACTCTGATTCTTCTGCAGGAACCTACATTCAAGATAAAAGTAAATCAAGCTTCGCCAGGGTAATAAACAACCGCAATAACTCAATTTATTAGTTCCTGTCATTCATTCCAAAGGAACATGAAACAAAGAAATCTAGAAAAATTGGTACATGTtcataaaagttaaaaatgaaaatggtaTAACTTATAAGGATAAAACTACGATTTGTGAGCAGGCATGTGCTAGTGTGACTTCTCGCTGTTCTAATACATTCCAAAAAGTAAATTCGGTGTCAACATTTCTAAGGTTTGAGATGATACTTCAGAAAGTCAAGCAACTTCTGGTGTAGCCGGATCTGTGTTTCATCTTCAATATTCACATATGCCAAAAGCTCTGGCAACTTAACtgtaaaaacaataaataaactAAACAAATAAGAAGGAATATAAAATGTGGAGTTCAGATTGAACATTATGGAGAATTGGAAACTGACTAATACAAGGATAAGGATGTGCCTTGCATACCAAAGAGTCGAAGCAGATGTTCTGCACCATATATAGTTGATGGAGAGACGTCATCTACGACTAATTTATGATACTGATCACGCTCTTTATTGTACAAGAGCAGTACAGGCAGTGCTTTATCAAAATAACATCGTATTCCTTTCAAGACTTCTCCCAGCGAGTCAGTAATCCTATATTTATGAAGAATAAAAGTCACAGTCAAGTCTTAAAAGTATAGGCATGAGCAATTCCTCAGATGTCATCTGAACAACATCACTGACCACTGAGGTAAGAAATGCTTGGGGCTATTCAGGCATCTAAATTTTATGCCTGAATTTTTAGTTGTTACGTACTAGAACTGCTATGAAAGGATGAAGAATTTTATGAATTATGAACTGTTTTAGAAGATGTCTATTAAGTGATATAAAagggataataaaaagaaatctaGCTTCTCCAATGATCCTTCTATGGAACACCctccaaaaaataaaaagtctACAAAAACCATTCACTTCCTCTTCATAAAGTAAAGATTTCGCCTCATGGTGTCTCCAGGGACTAGGGCCTTCTACCTAAAGGAAGTCTGACATgtcaattttattttcatagCCATAGACCAAACAGCACCAAAAATGCTACAAATAGAAGCTAAGAACATTCATATGAACAATTTGGATTACTGCAAGcatgaaaatataaaaagataAAACTACAACCAATTTTCCAGGGAGTTTTCCCTGGGCCTGTCAACTTCAGACAGCGTTCAGCAATCAAGCATTTAACAAAATCTATTAAGCAGTTTAAAACTCGTAATCATGAACACAGTTCAGACACTCAAAACTATGATCAGATTTTGGCCATTTAGTATTCTAGTAAGGTATAAGCTAACTTACGTGCCATCCCTCTTGGATCTGTATTCCAAGTACTTCGTCAAAATATCATCAACGGTTGGTGAGCGTGGAAGTTTGACTAGCTGGCAGAATCAGCAGGAAAATCAATACGCTAACTAGACGGATGCATGAATAACTTAGGGAGTAAGTCTCTAATCCATTGGCATGACAGTGATAAATGCTTGAAAGAGTCGATTTATCAAACTAAACATCAATTTAAAATTGGATAATTGAAATGAAAATAAGTTATTAAAGACCATTTAATTTGCACCAACGAAAAAAACCCAACTATATCCACTTGCAACAAAAATTTGGAGCCCAGTTTACtgcaaaagaaataaaatagacaaaaaaaaacTACTCACTTAACAACATGGAACCGTTAGAAGAGAACTTGAAGAATGCATGGTATAATCACAATTGTTCAGTGTTATGCACAAGGAATATTTCTTAACCATTCCATCAATTGTTCAAGTTTCACCATCCAATACCTTCTGACAACCAAGTAACACACTATTTTTAGAGACCTCTTTCATTAGACAATGCAATTTTGATGAAATAAGATACATGAGGAGTTTCTATTGAGTAATGATTGCAAAAAACACCTCCGCTGATTAGTGATGATGTTTAGGTTAGAATTACAAAAAAGAGGAAACAATTTACTCCTAGTAAGAGGTTGAAAGAGATATGGAGAACAAACAGTTGGTATGTACCTTATCCTGCTGTGTAACAAATTCCCAATCATCAACAAGTTGCTTTCTTAGTGTTGAAGGTATTTGAATCTTAATAACTTTCTCTACGGATTGATTGTCCTTTCAAAAACCAAGGAAccatattttatcaaatataatGGCAAGAAAACGAGCAATGGGTAAATAATGAGCAATTAACAACATGATATACTAAAATCTGTTAGTATTAcagataaattatatttatatatacacacacagcACATGCACAATGAACATGGATATATAGAAGTTCAGTATTAAATCTATAGTTCATGAAGGAAAGGGAAGGAATAAACCTAATCTCCTTTTTATTCAAGTTAATGATGAGCAATTAACGACATAAAGGAGTTAGCATTAcagataaattatatttatacacACACACAACACATGCACAATGAACATAGACATATAGAAATTCAGTATTAAATCTATAGTTCAtgaaggaaaggaaaggaataAACCTAAAGTCCTTTTTATTCAAGTTAATGAAAAAGATACATGTACTCCAGTGCATAAATATATAGTTTTCACCTTACTGCTTTGCTTTCTATTTTCCAATATGACTACGGGAAAAGGAAAATGACGATAAATATGACTTAAAGGTAACATTATTAAATCAGCATAGAAAAAATCCAAAACCGCAACTTAAGTTTCTTGGCTTACGATCCATAGAAAAACACATTTAGCTCGAACTTATTATACTGAAACACTTGCTTACAAAATTAGAACAACTTTGGAGCACTATTCCTGATATAAAACCAACCTTGGTGCCTGAGTCATTCTTTCGTTTCTTCCCCTTTGGTGCTGCAACAAATATCAACAGAGCAATTGAAGTATTACACgcatatatctagtcacaaaAAAAAGGGAATTTTTGACGTTGTAATTTATTGGAGGAATAATTTACACATGCCAACAGGCAAAAACATAGAAGAGAAACTTGCTCAGGGAGaggaaacaaaaaatttaataaggCCAGTTTTAACAGATAATTTTCTTAATCATGTATTTaagttattttaatttaataaataaagagGGTGATTACCCCTCCACCCATAGTGAGGCCACTAGCCAATAAAAGAAAAGTGTCTCCAAATGACGTCCTTTTTAATTTGTGGACTGAAGTACTTCGAAAGTCATGAGATGAGAAAATACATTCATCTTTAACCTTGGAGAGTGACTGTACAGTTTTAAGAGACGCTAAGTTGAGATTCAGGGTGTCCTCTCCCTGATCAGGTAAAACTTCAATTTTACATGGGTCCCCAATCAAGGTACTGAAGCAGTTACAGTCTTCAGGTCTGCCAATGTGATATTCTAAAAAATTTCCAACATCCAGCCTAAAACTACATTCACTATACATTTTATGCAAGGAGTCACCTTTGTAAAAAACAGTAGTACATCAATATTTGAGCAGCACGGTGAAAGGTAGTTGAACTAAAACTAAGACCGATTTAGAATGAGTTCAAGAAAGGTGTAAAAGTAAACCATACCATTGTTCTTGTGCTCCTCTTTCTCCACTCTTGCATCtacaaaaaaacaaattttattaacttaattatGAAATGAAGAAGAGCATTAACTAAGCAATTAATGACCAGTGGTCTAAGCTTTAGCTGACTCACAAGaaaaaccttaaaaaaaaacagatgCATAGAAATTGATCAATGCATGAGATATCTGCAGAAATTATTCATAATTAAACTTTAGACAGATGCGTAGAAGATAAATAAAAACAgctagttcttttttttttttttaatcttttacatGGTACCCTATAATTTTATTGTTTCATCTCATTGATATAGTGAGTTCtttttttgtcaaaaaaaaagtGTTTCCTATTACTAATTATTGGTTGAAGTGTTGGTGGAAAGATTGAAGAGAGTGTTCTCTTACAGTTTCGATAAATCAGCTGGGTTCGCGAAAAATTGAGGAACATTTGTAATCTCTTGGCAAATGAACACAAGGACTGGAATGAAAAGGCAAAAATCGAATTCATTTATTAGGAACTGACATTTTATTAGGAGGATTGGAAGTACCAATGCCAATGCTTATATGGGACACAGAAGTTTTTACCCCAAAAGTAGTGGAGCTTGGAGTTTTAAAGTGAATCTCTGCGAAAAATTCTAACTAACAAAGTCCCAAGGGCCCCACACAATCATCCACGTGCACCCCCACAAGTAACCACTCTTACTCCTAACCAACTGCATCATTTTGCCCATCTCTTCTCTTTCCTATTCATTTTAGTCTATACTTTAGTAATACGAGGTCTATCAAGAACCAACAAGTGGATTTTCTTTGGTCCGATGGCTAGAAAGCAATCGTAGAATCTTTAATGGAAAGGAGAGGAACTATATTATTTTTAGTATAATTGCATAGGAACTATATACATATAGATACACATATATAGATGTATGCAAGTGCATGTATGCATACATGTATATGTCTCGACTAATTGAGAGGGGTGTGTCTACAATATATTATCAGACCTTAAATTCCCTTCAAGTGCAGGAGTGCTCAAACCCAAATCTTAGAGATAAAATGcacaaaaataaacaataagggcttcatttgataaccatttgattttttgtttttgaaaactaaGCCTACAAATACCCATTTGAACTCTAGATTTCTTGcttcactattcactttttaCCGATGTTTTATAAAACCAAGCCAAATTTTAAAGaccaaaaaaataatttttaaagatTTGTCGTTACTTTTCCTAATTTAGCTAAGAATTCAACTCTTGTAGTTGAAAAATATGCAAATTATGGTGAAAAATAGATAGAAATTGgctttaattttcaaaaaaagaaaaacgaaatgGTTACCAAAGGAGCCTTAAAtgatttcatgtcaaaacgctCCATCCAAACATGTGTAATAATTATacatgaaagaaaaaatacaaaatagtaGTTATGAATAAGAAGACGGGTAGAGAAAACATAAATTCCTGCAGACCAACAAGTGACAAGGGGAGTAACTCATCCTTTCATGAGCTGGTGCCTCATTATCTAAATTGGAaggagaaaattaaaaaaaaaaaagaaaaaacaaatgcCTACTTTTTATTTCTAATCATACTTGGAATCATGTTAACGAAGTAAGAAATGCACAGGAATATGAAACATCGTCAAATATGTTGATTTTGATACAACTAGGAATTTGAAAACTACCGGTCAAGTTTTTTGGCTTTGCTTGTGCAGAACGTCCAGACTTTGAGCTCTTTTCCACATACCCTTTCTCAAGGGCTCGCTGCTTCAAGCGGTTCTCGTCGGTACATTTCATCAGCCGATCTACGCTTACCCATTCGTCCCAACTGTTAGCAAGATGTGCATTGTAATAActtttgtatttcttttatAGAAATGACATAACTGTCATATGTCATACGGCAGACGTCCAATCAAAGCTTATAATATCTATATTGCTTTCTAAAAAAAAGCattcttgaaaagaaaaaggcaaCCAACTGAAGGAAAATTCTAAAGCATTCTTAGTGGATGATATCAGTATTGCAATGGATAAGAACACAACTTAAACGTTTCTCCAAACAGTTGATCAAGAAAGGGCTTTAAAATGTGAAGGTGGGAGATTTAGTAACCaatataagaaaattttggaAGCTTTAAGACTTCctcttctaaatattttttacaaaaaataaataaacaaaatcaaatcaaatcaaatcaaagtGAAAACAGAAACAAAAGTAACACTCTGCAGTCAACTCTATTAATTGGTTTTGATGCCATTCAAAGTAAAACAGATACTGATGTAATGTGTTGGAAACGCTCAAATTAAATAATGGAAACTAATCACTATTATATATTAATAAGGCACAAGCTTCCTCTGACCTTATAATTTTCTAATGCAAACAGAATCGTGCATCAATAAGCGGTgcaaaaaagaattatttatgAAAGACCCTCAATCTTCATACGACTGCATGGTATTAATATAAAGCATGTTAACGAACAATTCCCCGTACTATTGTAGCCAACCAGCTTGCTTT contains:
- the LOC103484807 gene encoding protein MRG1 isoform X2, coding for MVNSSKDDAATDGDMSSGDSPPSNSSLYSEGEKVLAYHGPRIYEAKVQKVELRKKEWRYFLHYLGWNKNWDEWVSVDRLMKCTDENRLKQRALEKGYVEKSSKSGRSAQAKPKNLTDARVEKEEHKNNAPKGKKRKNDSGTKDNQSVEKVIKIQIPSTLRKQLVDDWEFVTQQDKLVKLPRSPTVDDILTKYLEYRSKRDGTITDSLGEVLKGIRCYFDKALPVLLLYNKERDQYHKLVVDDVSPSTIYGAEHLLRLFVKLPELLAYVNIEDETQIRLHQKLLDFLKFLQKNQSTFFVSAYEGCKGTEGKGKSKND
- the LOC103484807 gene encoding protein MRG1 isoform X1; this translates as MVNSSKDDAATDGDMSSGDSPPSNSSLYSEGEKVLAYHGPRIYEAKVQKVELRKKEWRYFLHYLVSLTSIWDEWVSVDRLMKCTDENRLKQRALEKGYVEKSSKSGRSAQAKPKNLTDARVEKEEHKNNAPKGKKRKNDSGTKDNQSVEKVIKIQIPSTLRKQLVDDWEFVTQQDKLVKLPRSPTVDDILTKYLEYRSKRDGTITDSLGEVLKGIRCYFDKALPVLLLYNKERDQYHKLVVDDVSPSTIYGAEHLLRLFVKLPELLAYVNIEDETQIRLHQKLLDFLKFLQKNQSTFFVSAYEGCKGTEGKGKSKND